The Thermoflexus hugenholtzii JAD2 genome has a window encoding:
- a CDS encoding ABC transporter permease — MGATRWMIWKEGREILRSRWFGITAGSFVAVALALAALSMGGSGYIGLAGFGRTAAALVNLSALIASLMGLGLGAMTWAAERESGTLAYLLSYPVSRAQVWAAKAIGGAMALAAAMALGFGITGLIIGLGGGLGGAEEAGRYAALAAGATLLAWITYGLGMTLGVGLRRQSTALGLSLLAWLAGVFLSDLGLMGLVGTFALSPAVLWWLTVLNPLHAFRILAMVWLNGSPDLLGPAGAYAWRTYGEALGPMLTAIMLGWLALAFLMAALRFGRLQDIAA; from the coding sequence ATGGGCGCGACGCGCTGGATGATCTGGAAGGAAGGACGGGAGATCCTGCGGAGCCGCTGGTTTGGCATCACAGCGGGGAGCTTCGTCGCCGTGGCCCTGGCCCTGGCCGCTCTCTCCATGGGGGGCTCCGGCTACATCGGGCTGGCCGGTTTCGGGCGCACGGCCGCGGCGCTGGTTAACCTCTCCGCGCTGATCGCTTCCCTGATGGGCCTGGGGCTGGGGGCCATGACCTGGGCGGCGGAGCGGGAGAGCGGGACGCTGGCTTACCTTCTGTCTTACCCGGTCTCCCGGGCTCAGGTGTGGGCGGCGAAGGCCATCGGGGGGGCCATGGCGCTGGCCGCCGCGATGGCTCTGGGGTTCGGGATCACCGGCCTGATCATCGGCCTGGGAGGAGGCCTCGGCGGCGCGGAGGAAGCCGGCCGTTATGCGGCCCTAGCGGCCGGCGCCACCCTGCTCGCCTGGATCACCTACGGCCTGGGGATGACCCTGGGTGTCGGGTTGCGCCGCCAGAGCACCGCCTTGGGCCTCTCCCTGCTGGCCTGGCTGGCCGGCGTGTTCCTCTCGGACCTGGGCCTCATGGGGCTGGTGGGGACCTTCGCCCTGTCTCCGGCCGTCCTCTGGTGGCTCACCGTCCTGAACCCCCTCCACGCCTTCCGCATCCTGGCGATGGTCTGGCTGAACGGCTCCCCGGATCTCCTGGGGCCGGCGGGAGCCTACGCCTGGCGGACGTATGGGGAGGCCCTGGGGCCGATGCTGACGGCGATCATGCTGGGCTGGCTGGCCCTGGCGTTCCTGATGGCCGCCCTGCGCTTCGGGAGGCTGCAGGACATCGCCGCCTGA
- a CDS encoding nitrous oxide reductase accessory protein NosL yields the protein MRRMVAIALMLAGLVACARPSGPRPPDIVYGKDPCANCGMLINDPRFAAAYVTRNGQARLFDDIGCMIDYQRGHPEDVAAFYVRDFEGGGWIETDRATFVHAPDVPTPMGYGLLAFATRDRAEAFARDHGGQVMDWATARQTVRSPHRHGP from the coding sequence ATGCGTCGAATGGTCGCCATCGCGCTGATGCTGGCGGGGCTGGTGGCCTGCGCGCGGCCCAGCGGGCCCAGGCCGCCGGATATCGTTTACGGGAAGGATCCCTGCGCCAACTGCGGGATGCTCATCAACGATCCCCGCTTCGCCGCGGCTTACGTGACCCGGAACGGCCAGGCCCGCCTCTTCGATGACATCGGGTGCATGATCGATTACCAACGAGGCCATCCGGAGGATGTAGCAGCCTTCTATGTGCGTGACTTCGAGGGTGGGGGATGGATCGAGACGGACCGCGCCACCTTCGTCCATGCGCCCGATGTGCCGACCCCCATGGGCTATGGCCTGCTCGCCTTCGCCACGCGGGACCGGGCTGAGGCCTTCGCCCGGGACCACGGCGGGCAGGTGATGGACTGGGCGACCGCCCGGCAGACCGTTCGATCCCCCCATCGCCATGGCCCGTAG
- the murA gene encoding UDP-N-acetylglucosamine 1-carboxyvinyltransferase, whose product MTREAFFVIEGGRRLRGEVRPGGNKNAALPLIAAALLAEEPVVLRNVPRIRDVRTMVQLLSELGASIEELDPHTLRIDTRDVRPRPLNPELCRDIRASILLAGPLLARFGYVEMPPPGGDVIGRRRLDTHFLAFEALGARYEVNRIFRLRAPDRLQGQDILLDEASVTATENAVMAAALARGTTVLRNAASEPHVQALCHFLNRLGARIEGIGSNTLVIHGVDRLGGGEWEIESDHIEVGSFIGLAALIGDGVWIRRAVPQHLRMVQLVYRRLGVHFEVHGEDIYVPPEQPLRVIPDIGGHIPKIEDAPWPGFPADLMSIAIVMATQAAGPVLFHEKMFESRLYFVDKLIAMGARIVLCDPHRCLVHGPSPLHGERLESPDIRAGMALVIAALCAEGTSVIRNIVQIDRGYECLDEKLRALGAAIERVER is encoded by the coding sequence ATGACCCGAGAGGCCTTTTTCGTGATCGAGGGAGGGCGGCGGCTCCGGGGGGAGGTGCGCCCCGGGGGCAACAAGAACGCTGCCCTCCCCCTGATCGCAGCCGCCCTGCTCGCCGAGGAGCCCGTGGTGCTGCGTAACGTGCCGCGCATCCGCGACGTCCGCACGATGGTGCAGCTCCTGAGCGAGCTGGGGGCGAGCATCGAAGAGCTGGACCCGCACACCCTGCGCATCGACACCCGGGATGTGCGGCCCCGGCCGCTGAACCCGGAGCTGTGCCGGGATATCCGGGCGAGCATCCTGCTGGCCGGGCCGCTGCTGGCTCGCTTCGGTTATGTGGAGATGCCGCCCCCCGGAGGCGACGTGATCGGCCGGCGCCGCCTGGACACCCACTTCTTGGCCTTCGAAGCGCTGGGGGCGCGTTATGAGGTAAACCGGATCTTTCGGCTCCGGGCCCCCGACCGGCTCCAGGGCCAAGACATCCTGCTGGACGAGGCCAGCGTGACCGCCACGGAGAACGCGGTCATGGCCGCGGCCCTCGCCCGGGGCACCACCGTCCTGCGCAACGCCGCCTCCGAGCCCCACGTCCAGGCCCTCTGCCATTTCCTCAACCGCCTCGGCGCCCGCATCGAGGGCATCGGCTCCAACACCCTGGTGATCCACGGGGTGGACCGCTTGGGGGGCGGGGAGTGGGAGATCGAGTCGGATCACATCGAGGTGGGCTCGTTCATCGGGCTGGCCGCCCTCATCGGCGATGGGGTCTGGATCCGTCGCGCGGTCCCCCAGCACCTCCGGATGGTGCAGCTGGTCTACCGGCGCCTGGGGGTGCACTTCGAGGTGCATGGGGAAGACATCTACGTGCCGCCGGAGCAGCCCCTCCGGGTGATCCCGGACATCGGGGGCCATATCCCCAAGATCGAGGACGCGCCCTGGCCCGGCTTCCCGGCGGATCTGATGAGCATCGCCATCGTGATGGCCACCCAGGCCGCGGGGCCGGTGCTCTTCCACGAGAAGATGTTCGAAAGCCGCCTCTATTTCGTGGATAAACTGATCGCCATGGGCGCTCGCATTGTCCTCTGCGACCCTCACCGTTGTCTGGTCCACGGCCCTTCCCCCCTGCACGGGGAGCGGCTGGAGAGCCCGGACATCCGGGCGGGGATGGCCCTGGTGATCGCGGCCCTCTGCGCCGAGGGCACCAGCGTCATCCGCAACATCGTGCAGATCGATCGGGGCTACGAGTGCCTGGACGAGAAGCTGCGAGCCCTGGGCGCGGCCATCGAACGGGTGGAGCGATGA
- a CDS encoding SAM hydrolase/SAM-dependent halogenase family protein, which produces MRVITLTTDFGDEDGYVGTMKGVILSIAPDVRLVDLSHHIPPQDIRRAAFVVAEAAPYFPPGTIHVAVVDPGVGSGRRALIVETERALFVGPDNGLFSFILEDHPEARCYAIEESAYRLPQVSYTFHGRDIFAPAAAHLARGVPPAAFGPPVTDPVRLPSPRLELEEERIVGEILHADRFGNLVTSIGRLQWQGAALVLQPAFGPLARRFPVLFRAGEARVEVGDRVLSGILHTFAEAQPGELIAYPGSSGFLEIGLVNGCAAAALEARRGDPVVVRVRLLALE; this is translated from the coding sequence ATGCGGGTGATCACCCTGACGACGGACTTCGGGGATGAGGACGGCTATGTGGGGACGATGAAGGGGGTGATCCTCTCCATCGCCCCCGACGTGCGGCTGGTGGACCTCAGCCATCACATCCCGCCCCAGGACATCCGGCGGGCGGCCTTCGTGGTGGCGGAGGCCGCGCCCTACTTCCCCCCCGGGACCATCCACGTGGCGGTGGTGGATCCCGGGGTGGGCAGCGGGCGCCGCGCGTTGATCGTGGAGACGGAGCGGGCCCTCTTCGTGGGGCCGGACAACGGGCTCTTCAGCTTCATCCTGGAGGATCACCCGGAGGCCCGCTGTTACGCCATTGAGGAATCGGCCTATCGCTTGCCTCAGGTCAGTTACACCTTCCACGGCCGGGACATCTTCGCCCCGGCCGCCGCCCACCTCGCCCGCGGTGTCCCTCCCGCCGCCTTCGGCCCGCCGGTGACGGATCCGGTCCGCCTCCCTTCGCCCCGCTTAGAGCTGGAGGAGGAGCGGATCGTCGGGGAGATCCTGCACGCGGACCGGTTCGGGAACCTGGTGACCAGCATCGGCCGGCTGCAGTGGCAGGGAGCCGCCCTGGTTTTGCAACCGGCCTTCGGTCCCCTGGCCCGCCGCTTCCCGGTCCTCTTCCGGGCGGGGGAGGCGCGGGTGGAGGTAGGGGATCGCGTGCTCTCCGGCATCCTCCACACCTTCGCCGAGGCCCAACCCGGGGAGCTGATCGCCTATCCGGGCAGCTCCGGCTTCTTAGAGATCGGCCTGGTGAACGGGTGCGCCGCGGCCGCCCTGGAGGCCCGGCGAGGCGATCCGGTGGTGGTTCGGGTGCGCCTGCTGGCGCTGGAATAG